In Leptospira langatensis, a single window of DNA contains:
- a CDS encoding ATP-dependent Clp protease ATP-binding subunit, producing the protein MLEFTKRAKRVINEIAQDEAKRLGSEFIGPEHILLGLLKEEDSVAIKILNNLNINLNELRKEVERRTRENSGTLLMDMAQGQDRYQKIIELSKEEAKRLKHNYVGTEHILLALLRDNNNIAGGALYSFSVNYNVIKGEILRLLGAPPTSTVGVSSQPTAQPGTPRAEKTKTPILDEFARDLTQLARDKKLDPVVGRANEIQRVIQILSRKTKNNPVLVGESGVGKTAIVEGLALAIVEKNVPDLLFDKRVLSLDLASLIAGTKYRGEFEERLKKIMKEISSSNNIIIFIDELHTLIGAGAAEGAVDAANILKPALARGELQCIGATTSTEYRKYIERDSALERRFQVVKVAEPSVEDAILILTGLKKAYEAHHKVRYSDRALEQSVKLSHRYINDRYLPDKAIDIIDEAGAKARLANCARPQAVKDLEEEIKSLSQKKEDLVRSQEYEKAAGVRDEVNRKKQVLEEKIRSWQEKLDDFAVSIDEDDILSVVSQWTGIPLQRMEENESARLLRLEEELKRRVVGQDDAIEKIAKSVRRARTGFKAERRPTGSFIFLGPTGVGKTELAKALAEFLFGDQDAMLRVDMSEYMEPHAVSRLIGAPPGYVGYDDGGQLTEFVRKKPYSIILLDEIEKAHHDIFNILLQVMEEGNLTDTKGRKVNFRDAIIIMTSNIGAKEISSTVRLGFEDRSGEEDKYKSDQAREQLKKHFNPEFLNRVDEVVYFKPLRKEELMGIMDIMIRDTNKRLLDKKIQIELTQEAKNHFMDVGYDEKFGARPLRRVFQRELEDYMAVQTLKGAYKEPTKITVSFKEGKLDFAEEAWTDYKPADQKDGGSSPNNPERSEEPALV; encoded by the coding sequence TGGAATTTACTAAAAGAGCAAAACGAGTAATCAACGAGATCGCGCAAGACGAAGCAAAGCGTCTCGGTAGCGAATTTATAGGCCCTGAACATATCTTATTAGGTTTGTTGAAGGAAGAAGATTCGGTCGCGATCAAGATATTAAATAACTTGAACATCAATCTGAACGAACTTCGTAAAGAAGTAGAAAGAAGGACCAGAGAGAACTCCGGTACTTTGTTGATGGACATGGCCCAAGGACAGGATCGATATCAAAAGATCATCGAGCTTTCCAAGGAAGAGGCAAAACGTCTCAAACATAATTATGTGGGAACTGAGCATATCCTTCTCGCATTGCTGCGCGATAATAACAATATCGCAGGTGGCGCGCTGTATTCATTCAGCGTTAACTACAATGTCATCAAAGGAGAGATCCTCCGCTTGCTAGGCGCACCTCCGACTAGCACCGTGGGAGTATCCAGCCAACCGACCGCACAGCCAGGAACGCCGCGTGCCGAAAAGACCAAGACACCTATCTTGGATGAGTTTGCACGCGATCTAACACAACTTGCCAGAGATAAAAAACTAGATCCTGTGGTCGGAAGAGCAAATGAGATCCAAAGAGTGATCCAGATCCTTTCCCGTAAGACCAAGAACAACCCTGTTCTTGTGGGAGAATCCGGAGTGGGTAAGACTGCTATCGTCGAGGGCTTGGCTCTCGCGATCGTAGAAAAGAACGTACCTGATCTACTCTTTGATAAACGAGTTCTTTCCTTGGATTTGGCCAGCCTGATCGCAGGAACCAAATACAGAGGAGAATTCGAGGAAAGATTGAAGAAGATCATGAAAGAGATCTCTTCTTCGAACAATATCATTATCTTTATCGATGAGTTGCATACTTTGATCGGAGCGGGAGCAGCAGAAGGCGCGGTAGATGCCGCAAATATCCTGAAGCCTGCCTTGGCTCGTGGAGAGTTGCAATGTATCGGAGCAACTACTAGCACGGAATATCGCAAGTATATCGAGAGAGATTCCGCTCTGGAGAGAAGGTTCCAAGTAGTGAAAGTGGCCGAGCCTTCGGTAGAGGACGCTATTCTGATCCTAACCGGACTGAAGAAAGCGTATGAAGCTCACCACAAGGTCCGTTATTCGGATCGTGCTTTGGAGCAATCCGTAAAACTATCTCATAGATATATCAACGATAGATACCTTCCTGACAAGGCGATCGATATCATCGACGAGGCGGGAGCAAAAGCAAGACTTGCAAACTGCGCACGTCCGCAAGCGGTGAAAGACTTGGAAGAAGAGATCAAATCGCTTTCTCAAAAGAAAGAAGATCTGGTCCGTTCTCAAGAGTATGAAAAAGCTGCCGGAGTCAGAGACGAAGTAAATCGTAAGAAACAAGTTCTGGAAGAAAAGATCAGATCTTGGCAGGAGAAACTGGACGACTTCGCAGTCTCCATCGACGAAGACGATATTCTTTCTGTGGTCTCACAGTGGACCGGAATTCCTCTCCAAAGAATGGAAGAGAACGAGTCTGCTAGACTTCTACGCTTAGAAGAAGAACTTAAACGAAGAGTCGTAGGACAAGACGACGCGATCGAGAAGATCGCCAAGTCAGTGCGTAGAGCAAGGACCGGATTCAAGGCAGAAAGAAGACCTACTGGATCCTTTATCTTCCTTGGGCCTACGGGAGTGGGTAAGACAGAGCTTGCAAAGGCTTTGGCTGAGTTCCTATTCGGAGATCAGGACGCGATGCTTCGTGTGGATATGTCCGAGTATATGGAACCACATGCGGTCAGTAGATTGATCGGGGCTCCTCCAGGTTACGTAGGATATGATGATGGCGGACAGCTGACTGAATTCGTTCGCAAGAAGCCTTATTCTATCATTCTGTTGGATGAGATCGAAAAGGCTCACCATGATATCTTCAATATCCTTCTACAAGTAATGGAAGAAGGAAACCTGACGGATACCAAGGGGCGCAAAGTCAATTTCCGTGATGCGATCATCATCATGACTTCGAATATCGGAGCGAAAGAGATCTCTAGCACCGTAAGACTCGGATTCGAGGATCGTTCGGGAGAAGAGGACAAATACAAGTCCGACCAGGCAAGAGAACAGTTGAAGAAACACTTCAACCCTGAGTTCTTGAACCGCGTCGACGAAGTAGTCTACTTCAAACCGCTGAGAAAAGAAGAGCTTATGGGAATCATGGATATCATGATCCGCGATACCAATAAGAGACTTCTGGACAAGAAGATCCAGATCGAACTTACCCAAGAAGCGAAGAATCACTTCATGGATGTGGGTTACGACGAGAAATTCGGAGCACGTCCTCTTCGCCGAGTATTCCAAAGAGAATTGGAAGATTATATGGCTGTTCAGACTCTCAAAGGCGCTTACAAAGAGCCTACTAAGATCACAGTATCCTTTAAAGAAGGGAAACTGGACTTTGCGGAAGAGGCTTGGACCGACTATAAACCGGCGGACCAGAAGGACGGAGGAAGTTCTCCGAACAATCCGGAGCGTTCCGAAGAACCTGCGCTAGTGTAA